The Acetomicrobium flavidum genome window below encodes:
- a CDS encoding LPS-assembly protein LptD — protein MTYNRADVWVKNVNVILFSIFFLFLLCVATYAQSPSSQITLEADRVVYFEPEGRAQAEGNVTIRREDITLNAPYVEYLVENSMVFAESKAEEQVVLIWGDRTLRGSRLEYNLVTKEGTMQDASGQEGPVYIYDGNVSVAPPKAALAKGWLAKGDIKKVKEDTHIAVWENANYTTCDAPKPHYNLYTTKMTVIPDNKVILRRPKVYLDGKLFYTYPFNYEISLKDKKTSGSFVYQFKDDSDRGTGIMAYGPVISEDRLSVYAHVAYWTEMNEEWMISGSYNLNDQWDLFASTAYTYNSDEDEKRYRPGWGASYHNQGFSGKVYWSQAESVSIEKEAGVTYKGVLWRSPEVELFTPWINIASDTRSRLALYWGHYEAMGISGTQEASVDRWGYGFEASQSFKPLDKKNNNFTPFIWAQYQNFRYDAKRLKRQEIIDAVYGLRYRIGDFPMVTSYGQRWTTGNSPMSWDDYDDRREIYQTVGIPLGSRWKVAVRAAYDFMDEHLDEVVGSLVYDEHCYAWELIYRDERPMYYSDDEDDWIGLRLVIKAFPETKITFGGEVETITSPAQEVGFIK, from the coding sequence ATGACCTATAATCGTGCTGATGTATGGGTAAAAAATGTCAACGTAATATTGTTCAGCATATTCTTTCTGTTTCTTTTGTGTGTCGCAACGTATGCTCAAAGCCCATCTTCGCAAATAACGTTGGAGGCCGATAGGGTAGTTTATTTTGAGCCTGAGGGACGCGCACAGGCAGAAGGTAATGTGACAATTAGACGAGAGGATATAACCCTTAACGCCCCCTATGTTGAGTATTTGGTGGAAAATTCTATGGTCTTTGCTGAAAGCAAAGCAGAAGAGCAGGTCGTGCTCATATGGGGAGATAGAACATTAAGGGGCAGCAGGCTGGAATATAACCTAGTCACTAAAGAAGGGACTATGCAAGACGCTTCAGGACAAGAAGGCCCTGTATATATTTATGACGGTAATGTCAGTGTTGCTCCACCCAAGGCGGCATTGGCGAAGGGTTGGTTGGCCAAAGGCGATATAAAAAAGGTAAAAGAGGACACGCATATTGCCGTTTGGGAAAACGCAAATTACACAACATGTGATGCACCGAAACCGCATTATAATCTCTATACGACCAAAATGACAGTAATTCCTGACAATAAGGTAATATTGAGACGCCCAAAAGTATATCTCGATGGCAAATTGTTTTATACTTATCCGTTCAATTATGAGATCAGCTTGAAAGACAAAAAAACGAGCGGATCCTTTGTGTATCAATTTAAGGACGATTCCGATAGGGGAACAGGGATTATGGCCTATGGCCCGGTGATATCGGAAGACAGGTTGTCGGTTTATGCCCACGTTGCCTATTGGACCGAGATGAACGAAGAATGGATGATATCGGGCTCATATAACTTGAATGACCAGTGGGATCTGTTTGCCAGTACTGCTTATACATACAACTCCGACGAAGATGAAAAGCGCTATCGACCAGGTTGGGGGGCAAGCTATCATAATCAGGGTTTTTCCGGCAAGGTCTATTGGTCTCAGGCTGAAAGCGTATCTATCGAAAAAGAGGCGGGAGTAACTTATAAGGGGGTCTTGTGGCGATCCCCCGAGGTTGAACTCTTCACGCCTTGGATTAATATAGCTTCGGATACGAGGTCCCGTCTGGCGCTATACTGGGGTCATTATGAGGCAATGGGGATTAGCGGAACACAGGAAGCTTCCGTCGATAGATGGGGTTACGGCTTTGAGGCATCTCAATCCTTCAAGCCGCTGGATAAAAAGAATAATAACTTTACACCATTTATATGGGCTCAATATCAGAATTTCAGGTACGATGCAAAAAGGCTAAAACGTCAGGAGATAATAGATGCCGTCTATGGACTGCGATATAGGATCGGCGATTTTCCGATGGTTACAAGCTATGGACAACGCTGGACTACAGGGAATTCGCCCATGTCGTGGGATGACTATGACGACAGGCGCGAAATTTACCAAACGGTAGGCATTCCCTTGGGCAGCAGGTGGAAAGTGGCGGTGAGGGCTGCCTATGATTTTATGGATGAACATTTAGATGAGGTTGTGGGCAGCCTGGTCTATGATGAACATTGTTACGCCTGGGAGTTAATTTATAGGGACGAAAGGCCCATGTATTATTCGGACGATGAGGATGATTGGATAGGCCTTAGGCTTGTTATCAAAGCATTCCCGGAGACTAAGATTACCTTCGGCGGAGAGGTGGAGACGATAACGAGTCCTGCTCAGGAGGTTGGATTTATAAAATGA
- a CDS encoding phosphohexomutase domain-containing protein codes for MIKFGTDGWRGIIADDFTMENVKKVSWAIGEHVLERFGPGAVVLVARDGRFLGERFVKVSSQVLSGMGLEPIVLEGPTATPVCAFAVKHLNAKGAVMFTASHNPPEYQGLKFIPFYAGPATPDITSVIESYIPDAPAKIKVAEGDARTFDPTEDYIAHVKSLVQISGNGQVVVTDTLHGVGGRYLPRILRECGFEVVSINEELRPDFAGLSPEPKRETLGNLASEARKLKTLGLSTDGDADRFGIVDENGEFYSANYILAILYNYLLESGRKGGVARTVATTHMLDEIARIAGQPSWETPVGFKYLGQLLLRENVLLAGEESGGASIAGHIPEKDGIMICLLVLKAVCDSGHPLRVLLDDIYKKLGARYVSIRMDFKITHERKEQLISVMDKWNDDTFCGENVLSLRRDDGLKIVCDKGWVLLRPSGTEDVVRLYIEANGDDMLEKLKKCSLQIFGLD; via the coding sequence ATGATCAAGTTTGGAACGGACGGATGGCGTGGCATAATAGCCGATGATTTCACCATGGAGAACGTCAAAAAGGTTAGTTGGGCCATAGGAGAACATGTCCTTGAAAGATTTGGGCCGGGAGCTGTCGTTTTAGTGGCCCGTGATGGCAGGTTTTTAGGAGAAAGGTTTGTAAAAGTTTCAAGCCAAGTTTTGAGTGGCATGGGGTTGGAGCCGATTGTGCTGGAAGGGCCAACTGCAACTCCTGTATGTGCTTTTGCGGTTAAACATCTCAATGCCAAGGGCGCTGTAATGTTCACCGCAAGCCATAATCCACCGGAGTATCAGGGTCTTAAATTCATACCCTTTTATGCCGGTCCGGCGACTCCAGACATAACGTCGGTAATTGAATCATATATTCCCGATGCTCCCGCAAAGATAAAGGTAGCAGAAGGGGATGCAAGGACATTTGACCCGACAGAGGATTACATTGCTCATGTGAAATCATTAGTCCAAATAAGCGGAAATGGTCAAGTGGTCGTGACGGATACCTTGCATGGCGTTGGTGGGAGATATTTACCAAGAATTTTGAGGGAATGCGGCTTCGAGGTAGTGTCCATAAACGAGGAGTTAAGACCTGATTTTGCCGGGTTAAGTCCGGAACCCAAAAGGGAAACTCTAGGAAACCTTGCATCTGAGGCCAGAAAGTTAAAAACGCTTGGACTTTCTACTGATGGCGATGCCGATCGCTTTGGCATTGTCGATGAGAACGGTGAGTTTTATTCGGCTAATTATATTTTAGCTATTCTCTATAATTATCTTTTGGAATCAGGCAGGAAGGGCGGTGTAGCAAGGACTGTCGCCACGACTCATATGTTGGATGAGATCGCAAGGATTGCAGGACAACCATCGTGGGAGACTCCTGTGGGCTTTAAATATTTAGGACAACTGCTCTTGAGGGAAAATGTTTTGCTCGCCGGTGAGGAATCCGGGGGTGCCTCTATAGCTGGCCATATACCCGAAAAAGATGGAATAATGATATGTCTTTTGGTCCTGAAAGCTGTTTGTGATAGCGGGCACCCTTTAAGAGTTTTGCTTGATGATATATACAAAAAACTCGGAGCAAGGTATGTGTCTATCAGGATGGATTTCAAAATTACCCATGAACGGAAAGAGCAGTTGATATCTGTGATGGACAAATGGAACGATGATACCTTTTGTGGTGAAAATGTCTTATCATTGAGGAGAGACGATGGTTTGAAGATAGTTTGCGATAAAGGATGGGTTTTACTTCGCCCATCTGGAACAGAGGATGTCGTGCGCCTTTACATTGAGGCCAATGGCGATGATATGTTGGAAAAACTTAAAAAATGTTCCTTGCAAATATTTGGTTTGGACTAG
- a CDS encoding LptA/OstA family protein, producing MSGKRRKYLIASVALLVGLFIAFLIRDLRLSSVDSDEEKVTFVVEKVHYKNIIDHDVYVIDAEKGIRSSDEYILDDVYIIIETEDGKIWNVKAAQGSTPDTSGGIVTLKQATGVTKVNEEEFHWQSPEVQWNPNDKLFFFDEGIRVLGESVEVESKKGQVHLSGEMYLSGGARVIYKAPKE from the coding sequence TTGTCTGGTAAAAGGCGCAAATACCTCATTGCATCTGTGGCTTTATTGGTGGGTTTGTTTATTGCTTTTTTGATAAGAGATTTGCGTTTATCGAGTGTAGATAGCGATGAAGAGAAAGTAACTTTTGTAGTAGAAAAAGTTCATTACAAAAATATCATTGATCACGATGTTTATGTTATAGATGCCGAGAAGGGCATAAGGTCAAGCGACGAGTACATTTTAGATGATGTATATATTATTATTGAGACTGAAGATGGCAAAATTTGGAATGTAAAGGCTGCCCAAGGCAGTACACCTGATACATCTGGTGGTATTGTTACTCTAAAGCAGGCAACAGGTGTTACAAAGGTGAACGAGGAGGAGTTTCATTGGCAATCGCCGGAGGTTCAATGGAATCCAAACGATAAGCTCTTCTTTTTTGATGAGGGCATTCGTGTCCTTGGAGAATCCGTTGAAGTAGAGTCGAAAAAGGGACAAGTTCACCTTTCGGGCGAGATGTATCTGTCAGGCGGAGCGAGGGTCATATATAAGGCACCTAAAGAATAA
- the greA gene encoding transcription elongation factor GreA codes for MSMQRTQHDDVILMTKEGYQKLRAELIKLRSDGRSEISKQLEEARSFGDLSENAEYHAAKEAQAKLEARIQFLESQLSKAKIIDNDQIDTSQVTLGTKVTLKDLDLNKEFTYVIVNSEETDPNNHRISVSSPVGQAIIGKAVGDEVIARAPRGIRRLKILRIEI; via the coding sequence ATGTCGATGCAAAGAACTCAACACGATGACGTTATTTTAATGACAAAGGAAGGGTATCAAAAATTAAGAGCTGAACTGATAAAATTGAGAAGTGACGGCAGATCTGAAATATCGAAACAATTAGAAGAAGCAAGATCCTTCGGAGATTTGAGCGAAAATGCCGAATATCATGCAGCCAAAGAAGCCCAGGCCAAGCTTGAGGCACGAATCCAATTCTTGGAATCGCAACTATCGAAAGCCAAAATCATCGATAACGATCAAATCGACACCAGCCAGGTAACATTAGGTACCAAAGTTACCCTAAAGGATTTAGATTTAAATAAGGAATTCACGTATGTGATCGTAAATTCAGAGGAAACTGATCCGAACAATCATAGAATATCCGTATCAAGCCCCGTCGGGCAGGCAATCATTGGCAAAGCCGTTGGCGATGAAGTAATAGCCAGGGCACCTCGTGGAATCAGAAGGCTTAAAATACTGCGCATCGAAATATAG
- the miaB gene encoding tRNA (N6-isopentenyl adenosine(37)-C2)-methylthiotransferase MiaB — translation MALSFAMDIYGCQMNQYDGDRLRTVLTQKGWLETDPSCADIVIMITCSIREKAEQKVLSEIGRYGRIYRTKGRPVLAVVGCMAQNMGLELLRKFPQVKAVVGPRHIGRLPDVLEGALNHKAVAYLDEDPREMVDLEVAPLVRNNPFKAFVTIAHGCDNFCTYCIVPYVRGRFVSRHPSEILKEVNELVESGVIEVTLLGQNVDSYGKDFDNGYRFSNLLRDVSRIPGLLRVRFTTSHPKDFTDDVIEVMASEPKICPAINLPIQSGSNRILKKMNRGYTVEHYEEIVNHIREAVPEVAITSDLIVGFPGEAEDDFKDTLEMLKRMQFDLVHTAAYSPRNGTPAAVMPDQVPEEEKKRRLAIVNELQDGISLQKNLSLIGNVVEVLIDGYAPKGKSMLQGRTPTDKVVLIPGDEDMLGKLCQVHVTNASHWYLYGEIISSKDFSDVLEVKL, via the coding sequence ATGGCTTTGAGTTTTGCCATGGATATATATGGCTGTCAAATGAATCAGTACGACGGAGATCGCCTTAGGACTGTTCTAACCCAAAAAGGCTGGCTTGAGACGGATCCGTCATGTGCTGATATTGTGATCATGATAACCTGCAGTATTAGGGAAAAGGCCGAGCAAAAGGTGTTAAGCGAGATAGGACGTTACGGACGAATTTATAGGACAAAAGGGAGGCCTGTCTTGGCTGTTGTAGGCTGCATGGCTCAAAATATGGGTTTGGAGCTGTTGCGGAAGTTCCCTCAGGTGAAGGCAGTGGTGGGGCCAAGACATATAGGACGCCTTCCAGATGTTTTAGAGGGAGCCTTAAACCATAAAGCAGTGGCATATTTGGATGAAGATCCAAGGGAAATGGTGGACTTGGAGGTGGCACCTTTAGTTAGAAACAATCCCTTTAAGGCATTTGTCACCATTGCTCATGGATGCGATAATTTTTGCACATACTGCATTGTGCCTTACGTACGTGGAAGGTTTGTCTCTAGACATCCCAGCGAAATTTTGAAGGAAGTAAACGAGCTCGTTGAAAGCGGGGTTATCGAAGTTACGCTTCTTGGCCAAAACGTAGATTCCTATGGTAAAGATTTTGATAACGGGTATAGGTTTTCTAACCTTTTGAGGGATGTATCGCGTATACCGGGATTACTCAGGGTTCGATTTACTACATCACATCCTAAAGATTTTACTGACGATGTGATAGAGGTCATGGCTTCAGAGCCGAAAATCTGCCCTGCCATAAATCTGCCAATTCAATCCGGTAGCAACAGAATATTAAAAAAGATGAATCGAGGTTATACCGTTGAACACTACGAAGAAATCGTCAATCACATACGCGAAGCAGTGCCCGAGGTTGCCATTACTAGTGATCTGATTGTGGGATTTCCCGGCGAGGCTGAAGACGACTTTAAAGACACTCTGGAGATGTTAAAAAGGATGCAGTTTGACTTGGTCCATACTGCTGCTTATTCTCCCAGAAATGGCACCCCGGCTGCGGTTATGCCCGATCAGGTGCCTGAGGAGGAGAAAAAAAGAAGGCTTGCCATTGTCAATGAGCTGCAAGATGGCATTTCTTTACAAAAGAATTTAAGCTTGATTGGCAATGTGGTCGAGGTGTTGATCGACGGCTATGCTCCTAAGGGGAAATCCATGTTGCAGGGCAGGACGCCTACCGATAAGGTGGTTCTTATCCCTGGCGACGAAGATATGTTGGGCAAGTTATGTCAGGTGCATGTTACAAACGCATCCCATTGGTACTTATATGGCGAGATAATTTCATCTAAGGATTTTAGCGATGTCCTTGAAGTCAAACTTTAA
- a CDS encoding cupredoxin domain-containing protein: MKGRILAVAFIVALVASMGSISSAEETVDQPPFEILSHIETLTYGQPKSGGLMSRLAEIEKVYFGRELPGSLAERQQAFLNFLENGLPEQPSFIFKLGVAEWVVTQQVGEGNLKDRLEALEKLLEGDSKADGPFAMRLERIVGMILPEGISWKEIEVPKQKVFKVALKHTLSLQEVKVGDVVELTMQGDLAVDNSLVAPSGSRVLGHVESIKPPRSFGRPSEIKIAFDHIVPLDVINKVPVILGPEAEKASKSDDSVVAAAGASFFGAILLGPLGFAGGMLVKGDVKDVPAGTPFYLETADVARVRAYPVPEVLQSIIRPSEVPVPQEENGSTETPKDPSEKGTKQ; encoded by the coding sequence ATGAAAGGGAGGATACTTGCGGTTGCTTTTATAGTAGCGTTAGTTGCTTCAATGGGCAGTATATCGAGCGCAGAGGAAACTGTGGATCAACCTCCTTTCGAAATTCTATCTCACATAGAGACACTGACTTACGGTCAGCCTAAAAGCGGTGGATTAATGTCTCGTTTGGCTGAAATAGAAAAAGTTTATTTTGGAAGAGAGTTGCCGGGAAGCTTAGCAGAAAGGCAACAAGCTTTTCTAAACTTCCTGGAAAACGGCCTGCCAGAACAGCCGTCCTTTATCTTTAAATTGGGCGTTGCAGAGTGGGTCGTGACCCAACAGGTTGGGGAAGGCAATTTAAAGGATCGTCTTGAGGCTTTAGAGAAGTTGCTGGAAGGTGACTCTAAGGCTGATGGTCCTTTTGCCATGAGGCTTGAGCGCATTGTTGGGATGATATTGCCTGAAGGTATCTCATGGAAAGAGATTGAAGTTCCAAAGCAGAAGGTTTTTAAAGTAGCATTAAAACACACGTTATCCCTTCAAGAGGTCAAGGTTGGGGATGTAGTTGAGCTTACCATGCAGGGTGACCTTGCGGTGGATAACTCCTTGGTCGCCCCATCCGGAAGCCGAGTGTTGGGTCACGTGGAAAGCATTAAGCCTCCCAGAAGCTTCGGAAGGCCTTCGGAAATTAAAATAGCCTTCGATCATATTGTTCCACTGGATGTAATAAATAAGGTTCCTGTCATATTAGGCCCTGAGGCAGAGAAGGCTAGCAAATCAGATGATTCGGTAGTAGCAGCAGCTGGAGCCAGCTTTTTTGGAGCAATTTTGCTTGGGCCTTTGGGTTTTGCTGGAGGCATGTTAGTCAAGGGCGATGTTAAGGATGTTCCGGCCGGCACGCCGTTCTATCTGGAGACAGCGGATGTTGCTCGCGTTAGGGCCTATCCGGTACCGGAGGTGTTGCAGAGCATAATTCGACCATCAGAGGTTCCTGTGCCACAGGAGGAAAATGGGAGCACTGAGACGCCCAAGGATCCATCTGAGAAGGGAACTAAACAATGA
- a CDS encoding NTF2-like N-terminal transpeptidase domain-containing protein produces the protein MELVDKLESNTAFHWGTDCLVWIVHYPEDIVDPWVSIEASRQGLGKEEREAYRQAFVKDLKMKECEPFLMTIYNFGTKPLDLKPLSKHLFMLLNGKKISLSAYDSKFDEPISGILQGLIFFPKVDSKDFTITLTGISPRDMFFSFDSSKLQNEDIKVTRSTEETGKLPSQSKPVAKVQPKQYSGSDEVVVKLPSSEEKSEQKKEDSSMKQNEPIEPSDNSLDSEGKSNASEGFPPSPAPDPLLKAQETKHVESEMDLKLKEMLQDAERETSLSKEDVVTLFVESWVNGDLDTMYSLLDSTTKERYSTKDFREIAMESNIRWAFKDGYNITWIDETKAKVSGIQKLLLVKVERSKVVRLVQERRRWRVVW, from the coding sequence GTGGAACTTGTTGATAAGCTTGAGAGCAATACAGCCTTTCATTGGGGAACTGATTGTCTGGTATGGATAGTTCACTATCCCGAGGACATAGTTGACCCCTGGGTCTCCATAGAAGCTTCCAGACAAGGGCTTGGCAAGGAAGAGAGGGAAGCCTATCGCCAAGCCTTTGTCAAGGACTTGAAGATGAAGGAATGCGAGCCATTTCTTATGACCATCTATAATTTTGGGACAAAACCTTTGGACCTGAAACCTTTGTCGAAGCATCTTTTTATGTTATTAAATGGCAAGAAAATATCCTTATCGGCCTATGACAGTAAATTCGATGAACCGATAAGTGGCATATTGCAAGGATTGATATTTTTCCCAAAGGTAGACTCTAAAGATTTCACTATCACATTGACCGGCATCTCCCCAAGGGATATGTTTTTCTCGTTCGATTCTAGTAAATTGCAAAATGAAGATATCAAAGTTACTCGATCGACGGAAGAGACTGGAAAACTACCAAGTCAATCAAAGCCTGTAGCTAAAGTCCAACCAAAGCAATATTCGGGGTCCGATGAGGTCGTTGTGAAATTGCCATCATCTGAAGAAAAGTCCGAACAAAAGAAAGAAGATTCATCGATGAAACAAAATGAGCCCATCGAACCTTCGGACAATTCTCTAGATTCCGAAGGCAAGTCAAATGCATCGGAGGGATTTCCCCCTTCCCCGGCACCAGATCCATTGTTAAAAGCTCAGGAAACAAAACATGTTGAAAGCGAGATGGACTTAAAGCTTAAGGAAATGCTCCAGGATGCAGAAAGAGAGACGTCCTTGTCTAAGGAAGATGTGGTCACTCTTTTTGTGGAAAGCTGGGTCAATGGAGATCTGGATACCATGTATAGCCTTCTGGACTCCACTACCAAGGAGCGGTATTCTACCAAGGATTTTAGAGAAATTGCCATGGAATCCAACATACGCTGGGCTTTTAAGGATGGTTATAATATAACCTGGATTGACGAAACGAAGGCAAAAGTTAGCGGCATTCAAAAACTGCTCTTGGTTAAGGTGGAACGAAGTAAGGTGGTAAGATTGGTTCAAGAGAGGAGAAGGTGGCGCGTTGTCTGGTAA
- a CDS encoding CTP synthase: MNKFIFVTGGVVSSLGKGITAASLGLLLKRRGYRVTAIKMDPYINVDAGTMNPYQHGEVFVTDDGAETDLDLGHYERFIDESLTAKNNVTTGQVYSSVIKKEREGKYLGATVQVIPHITNEIQERILKAGEGYDVVLVEIGGTVGDIEGQPFLEAIRQIGYRVGRENVVYCHVTLVPFIPTAGELKTKPTQHSVNELRRIGIQPDIVVCRTSRPLGDELKDKIALFCNVKKKAVVEAIDADNIYEIPLLLHNQDFDSMVMEMLNLEKTNEPDLQEWTTYLQRSKLPSRKIEIALVGKYVGHKDAYLSVKEAICHAAVVNDAKVYIRYVEAEEVERIGVDVLKGVNAILVPGGFGRRGIEGKIAAARYARENSIPYLGLCLGMQVAVIEFARNVCSIVSAHSSEFDPGTPNPVIHLLEEQKGIESVGGSMRLGAYPCEIKKDTLAYRAYRSSIVYERHRHRWEFNNDYRNRLEKEGLIVSGVCPGRNLVEIVELKDHPWFVGVQFHPEFKSRPTRPHPLFASFIEAAVKNCQG; encoded by the coding sequence ATGAATAAGTTTATCTTTGTAACTGGAGGGGTGGTCTCATCCCTTGGAAAGGGAATAACGGCTGCTTCTTTGGGGTTATTGCTAAAACGAAGAGGTTATCGAGTGACGGCCATTAAGATGGATCCTTACATCAATGTTGATGCAGGCACGATGAATCCATACCAGCATGGCGAGGTTTTTGTGACCGACGACGGTGCGGAGACGGATCTGGACCTCGGGCATTATGAACGTTTCATAGACGAATCCCTTACAGCTAAAAATAATGTCACAACAGGTCAGGTCTATTCTTCAGTCATCAAAAAGGAAAGAGAAGGCAAATACTTGGGTGCCACTGTTCAGGTTATTCCCCACATTACCAACGAAATACAAGAGCGAATCCTAAAGGCCGGAGAAGGCTATGACGTCGTATTGGTGGAGATCGGGGGAACGGTTGGAGACATAGAAGGACAACCTTTTTTGGAGGCCATAAGACAGATTGGCTATAGAGTAGGTAGGGAAAACGTAGTCTACTGTCACGTTACTCTGGTTCCCTTTATTCCCACAGCTGGAGAGCTGAAGACCAAACCTACCCAACACAGCGTTAATGAACTTAGGCGCATAGGCATACAGCCCGATATAGTGGTGTGCAGAACAAGTCGTCCACTTGGCGATGAATTAAAAGATAAAATTGCATTGTTTTGTAACGTCAAGAAAAAGGCAGTGGTTGAGGCCATAGATGCTGATAATATTTATGAGATACCATTGCTCTTGCATAATCAAGATTTCGATTCAATGGTAATGGAGATGCTAAATTTAGAGAAGACCAACGAGCCGGACTTGCAGGAGTGGACGACTTATCTACAAAGAAGTAAATTGCCATCGAGAAAAATCGAAATTGCATTGGTGGGCAAATACGTTGGTCATAAAGATGCGTATCTTTCGGTGAAAGAGGCCATATGCCATGCAGCGGTTGTCAATGATGCGAAAGTTTACATACGTTACGTTGAGGCCGAAGAGGTGGAACGCATCGGCGTGGATGTACTCAAGGGGGTAAATGCAATATTGGTCCCTGGGGGATTTGGCAGAAGAGGAATTGAAGGCAAGATAGCTGCAGCACGATATGCCCGCGAAAATTCAATTCCTTACCTTGGTTTGTGCCTGGGAATGCAAGTTGCTGTCATAGAGTTTGCTAGGAATGTGTGCTCTATAGTATCAGCTCATAGCTCCGAATTTGATCCTGGAACTCCAAATCCCGTAATCCACTTGCTCGAGGAGCAAAAAGGAATTGAAAGCGTTGGAGGAAGCATGAGATTGGGTGCATATCCTTGTGAAATAAAGAAAGACACACTGGCCTATAGGGCTTACAGGTCTTCTATAGTTTACGAAAGACATCGCCATAGATGGGAGTTTAACAATGACTATAGGAACCGATTGGAAAAGGAGGGTCTGATAGTATCAGGCGTATGTCCTGGCAGAAATCTGGTTGAAATAGTCGAGCTAAAGGATCACCCTTGGTTTGTTGGTGTACAGTTTCATCCCGAATTCAAGTCTCGCCCAACAAGACCTCATCCGCTCTTCGCATCCTTCATTGAAGCAGCTGTGAAAAATTGCCAAGGGTAA
- a CDS encoding D-alanine--D-alanine ligase family protein: MSGIRVLVLYGGESPEREVSLVSGKAVVEAARNSGFKVIDGQVCTTRDVISLIHKGDFDVVFIALHGGWGEDGRLQALLEFYGVPYTGSMSEACMLAMNKALSKYKFRRNEIPVPDGIEVDMRQGFEAAYRKVMEFYDAIGNEKMIIKPSGCGSTIGVSTVTEKDDVSPAMNLAFKYDNLILAERYIFGKELAVTVWDDGKPKAFPIIEIVPKNSIYSYKAKYVPGGSEYIVPAQLDKSIAMTVQDVAVKAHLSLGCRQYSRVDIRLDLQGTPYVLEVNTAPGLTATSLVPKAAKAIGWSFEDLVFQLITTAINRENHI, translated from the coding sequence ATGAGTGGCATCAGAGTGTTGGTGTTGTATGGCGGAGAGAGTCCGGAGCGAGAGGTTTCACTCGTCAGCGGAAAGGCCGTTGTAGAAGCTGCTCGAAATAGTGGATTTAAGGTTATAGATGGTCAGGTTTGTACCACGAGAGATGTAATATCTTTAATACATAAAGGCGATTTCGACGTTGTCTTCATTGCCTTGCATGGCGGATGGGGAGAAGACGGAAGGTTACAGGCATTACTCGAATTTTACGGCGTTCCGTACACGGGATCAATGTCGGAAGCTTGCATGCTTGCGATGAACAAGGCCTTGAGCAAATATAAGTTTCGACGCAATGAAATACCTGTGCCTGATGGAATAGAGGTCGACATGCGTCAAGGCTTTGAGGCAGCCTATCGAAAGGTCATGGAGTTTTACGATGCCATTGGCAATGAAAAGATGATAATCAAGCCGTCAGGGTGCGGGAGTACTATTGGTGTAAGCACAGTAACCGAGAAAGACGATGTATCGCCGGCAATGAATTTAGCCTTTAAATATGATAACCTCATCCTTGCTGAACGATACATCTTCGGCAAAGAGCTGGCGGTAACAGTGTGGGATGACGGTAAGCCTAAAGCTTTTCCTATAATTGAAATAGTTCCCAAAAATTCTATTTATAGCTATAAAGCTAAGTATGTTCCCGGCGGAAGTGAATATATTGTGCCTGCTCAACTTGATAAATCTATTGCAATGACTGTGCAAGATGTCGCCGTGAAGGCACATTTAAGCTTAGGCTGCAGGCAGTACAGCAGGGTAGATATACGCCTCGACTTACAGGGAACTCCCTATGTTTTAGAAGTAAATACCGCCCCCGGTTTAACTGCTACTAGCTTGGTCCCGAAAGCGGCAAAAGCGATTGGGTGGTCCTTTGAGGATCTCGTTTTCCAACTGATAACAACCGCCATTAACAGAGAAAACCACATATAG